CGGCACGGCGTACTCCGAGCTCGTCGACCCCGTCGAGCAGCGCGCCCGGCTCACCGCCCAGTCGCTGCTCGCGGCCGGCGGGGACCACGACGCCATGCAGCTCGACGAGGACTTCCTCCGCGCGCTGGAGTACGCCATGCCGCCCTCGGGCGGCCTCGGCATCGGGGTGGACCGGCTGCTCATGATGCTCACCGGCAAGGGCATCCGGGAGACCGTGCTGTTCCCCCTGGTGCGCCCGGAGTGAGCGCGTGACCAGCGCGGTCGAGGTACGCAGGGCGCGGACGAGCGACGTCCCCTCGATCCGCACGCTCATCGACGCGTACGCCCGGGAGCGGCGGCTGCTCTCCAAGGCGACGGTGACGCTCTACGAGGACGTCCAGGAGTTCTACGTCGCCGACCTCGAGGGCCGCGTCGTCGGCTGCGGGGCGCTCCACGTGCTGTGGGAGGACCTCGCCGAGGTGCGCACCCTCGCCGTCTCCGACGACGTGCGCGGCATGGGGGTCGGGGGCGCCCTGCTCGCCACCCTGCTCGAGACCGCGCGCGGTCTCGGCGTCGCGAAGGTGTTCTGCCTCACCTTCGAGGTCGGGTTCTTCGCGCGCTACGGCTTCACCGAGATCGAGGGCACACCGGTCGACCCCAAGGTCTACGCCGCGCTCCTCGAGTCCTACGACGAGGGCGTCGCGGAGTTCCTCGACCTCGAGCGGGTCAAGCCCAACACCCTCGGCAACACGCGGATGCTCATCACGCTCTGAGCGGCTCGACCACCACGAGGGGAGCGCCCGGCTCGGCCGCGCGGGCCATCGCGGCGGGCAGGTCCGCGAGCGGGCGCGTCTCCACCGGGACGGCGGCGAGGTCGAGCAGGCCGGCGGCGACGAGCTGCAGCAGCCTGGCCGGAGCGTCCGGCGGGTGCATGAAGCTGCCCAGCACCTCCTTGCCGCCGCGGAGCAGCCCGGCGTAGTCCAGCGGCAGCGGCACGGTCATGCTCCCGCTGAGCACCAGCCGACCGCCCCGGCGCAGCGCGGCCAGCGCGGCGAGCACGCCGTCCGCGGACGACGCCCGCCCCGCGCTGTCCAGGGCGAGGTCGACCACGCCGCCGGCGGCCTCGCGGAGAGCGGCGGCGTCCGCGGCCACGTCGCCCGTCATGGGGACGGCCCGGACGCGGTCGAGCGTCCCGAGCCGGTCCAGCACCTCCCGGTTGCGCCCGGCCGCCACGACCCGCGCCGCGCCCATCGCCAGCGCGACCAGGACGCCGGCCGAGCCGAAGGCGCCCGTCGCCCCGTGCACGACCACGGTCTCGCCCGCGGCCAGGCGCCCGCGGAGGAGGGCGCCGTACGGCACGACCAGGCGGCTCACGGCTGCCAGCGACGCCGAGGGGACCGCGTCCAGCCCGCTCGGCACCGCGGTGACGGTCGCGGCGGGGGCCACGGCGTACTCCGCGAGCGTGCCGTCGGCCCACAGCTCCAGCAGGCCCTCGCTGCCCGGCTCGGCGGTCAGGGCGACGAGCGCCTCGGGCGGCTCGGGGGCGGTCTCCGCCGCCACGACGTACGGCGTGGTGAGGACCCGTCGGCCCGGCCGCAGGGTGAGCACGCCCTGCCCGACCGCCTCCACGGTGCCGACGGCGGAGGTGCCGGGGGTGAAGGGCCCGGGCGGCGGCCGGTAGGTCGTCAGCCGCCCCGAGACGTAGTCGCCCAGGTAGGCCAGCAGCGGCGAGGCCTCGACCCGGACGAGCACAGCGCCGGGGCCGGCGCTCGGCTGCGCCACGTCCTGCAGCTCGAGCGCGCCGCCGGGAGCCTCGAGCCGCCACGCGCGCACGCGGCGACGCTACCGGCGGCGGGGACTGGGCCGCCAGGTCGAGCGCCGCCCGGAACGGCCGCACAATGGAGCCATGAGCGTCCTCGAAGCCGTCATCCCCACCGTCGTCCTCACCACGGCCTTCATCGCGCTCCTGGTCGTCGCATTCCGCGCCACGGACGGCCACCACAAGGACGAGTGAATGCCGCTCCGCCCATTCCGGCGCACCGCACGTGGCCATTCCCGATAGGCGGGCGGCATGTTGCGCCGGCGTTTCTGCGCTATTCTCTGGAATGCCGCGGAGGGGGTTCCGCGCACGACGACAGGACGGACAATGGCGCAGCGCACGATCGTCACCCTCGAGGACGACATCGACGGCGGCGAGGCGGAGGAGACCGTCACCTTCGCCCTCGACGGGGTGACCTACGAGATCGACCTCAACGAGGCCAACGCGGCGCGGCTGCGCGACGCCCTCGCGCCGTACGTCGGGGCCGGCCGCCGCGTGGGGGGCCGCTCGTCGGCCGCCGCCCGCCCGGCCGCCCGGCCCGCCCGCGCCGCGAGCTCCCCCAAGCAGGACACCGGCGCGGTGCGCGAGTGGGCCCGGGCCAACGGCTTCACGGTCAGCGACCGCGGCCGCATCCCCGGCAACGTCGTCCAGGCCTTCGAGCAGGCCCACTCCTGACGCCCGCGGGCCGGCCCGCGCGGCCACGGCTCGTTCGCCGTTGGCGTACGACGCCCCGCTCGGGTCCCGGACTGGAATGGTCGACGTTGGGCACCCGTTGTCCATGACGACCCGAGGGCCCCGCGCCGCCGCAGGTGGCGCACTGCAGGGGCCCGACGTTCGGGGCTAGCATGCGGAAGGACAGGCGCCCGTCCCGGGCGCAGGTCCGATCCGCCCCGTGAGGAGCGAGCGATGTTCGAGAGGTTCACCGACCGCGCGCGGCGGGTCGTCGTCCTGGCACAGGAAGAAGCCAGGATGCTCAACCACAACTACATCGGGACCGAGCACATCCTGCTCGGCCTGATCCACGAGGGCGAGGGCGTCGCCGCGAAGGCGCTCGAGTCGCTCGGCATCTCCCTGGAGGCGGTGCGCTCCCAGGTCGAGGAGATCATCGGCCAGGGCCAGCAGGCGCCGTCCGGCCACATCCCCTTCACGCCCCGGGCGAAGAAGGTCCTGGAGCTCTCGCTGCGCGAGGCGCTCCAGCTCGGCCACAACTACATCGGCACCGAGCACATCCTGCTGGGCCTCATCCGCGAGGGCGAGGGCGTCGCCGCCCAGGTCCTCGTCAAGCTCGGGGCGGACCTCAACCGCGTCCGCCAGCAGGTCATCCAGCTCCTGTCCGGCTACCAGGGCAAGGAGACGGCGACCGCCGGCGGCCCCGCCGAGGGCGCACCCTCGACCTCGCTCGTGCTCGACCAGTTCGGCCGCAACCTGACGCAGGCCGCTCGGGAGGGCAAGCTCGACCCGGTCATCGGGCGCGAGAAGGAGATCGAGCGGGTCATGCAGGTGCTGTCCCGCCGCACCAAGAACAACCCCGTCCTCATCGGCGAGCCCGGCGTCGGCAAGACCGCCGTCGTGGAGGGCCTCTCGCAGGCCATCGTCAAGGGCGAGGTCCCCGAGACGCTCAAGGACAAGCAGCTCTACACCCTCGACCTGGGGGCCCTCGTCGCCGGCTCGCGCTACCGCGGCGACTTCGAGGAGCGGCTGAAGAAGGTCCTCAAGGAGATCCGCACCCGCGGCGACATCATCCTGTTCATCGACGAGCTGCACACGCTCGTGGGTGCGGGTGCCGCCGAGGGCGCGATCGACGCCGCCTCGATCCTCAAGCCGATGCTCGCCCGCGGCGAGCTGCAGACGATCGGCGCGACGACGCTCGACGAGTACCGCAAGCACCTCGAGAAGGACGCGGCGCTCGAGCGCCGCTTCCAGCCGATCCAGGTGGCGGAGCCCTCGCTCCCGCACACCATCGAGATCCTCAAGGGCCTGCGCGACCGCTACGAGGCGCACCACCGCGTGTCGATCACCGACGCCGCGCTGGTCGCCGCCGCGACGCTCGCCGACCGCTACATCTCCGACCGCTTCCTCCCGGACAAGGCGATCGACCTCATCGACGAGGCCGGCTCGCGCATGCGCATCCGCCGCATGACCGCGCCGCCGGACCTGCGCGAGTACGACGAGCGCATCGCCGGCGTCCGCCGCGAGAAGGAGTCCGCGATCGACGCGCAGGACTTCGAGAAGGCTGCGCGCCTGCGCGACGAGGAGAAGCGCCTGCTCGGCGACAAGGCGCAGCGCGAGAAGGAGTGGAAGGCCGGCGACATGGACGTCGTGGCCGAGGTCGACGAGGAGCTCATCGCCGAGGTCCTCGCCACGGCGACGGGCATCCCGGTCTTCAAGCTGACCGAGGAGGAGAGCGCCCGCCTGCTCCGCATGGAGGACGAGCTCCACAAGCGCGTCATCGGCCAGGAGCAGGCCATCAAGGCCCTCGCCCAGGCGATCCGGCGCACCCGCGCCGGGCTCAAGGACCCGAAGCGCCCCGGTGGCTCGTTCATCTTCGCCGGCCCGTCCGGCGTCGGGAAGACCGAGCTGTCCAAGACGCTCGCCGAGTTCCTCTTCGGCGACGAGGACGCGCTGATCGCGCTCGACATGAGCGAGTTCTCCGAGAAGCACACGGTCTCGCGGCTGTTCGGCTCCCCGCCCGGCTACGTCGGCTACGAGGAGGGCGGGCAGCTCACCGAGAAGGTGCGGCGCAAGCCGTTCTCGGTGGTCCTGTTCGACGAGGTCGAGAAGGCCCACCCGGACATCTTCAACTCGCTGCTGCAGATCCTGGAGGACGGTCGCCTGACCGATTCCCAGGGGCGGGTCGTCGACTTCAAGAACACTGTCATCATCATGACGACCAACCTCGGCACGAGGGACATCTCCAAGGGCTTCAACCTGGGCTTCGCCGCCACCGGCGACACCCAGACCGGCTACGAGCGGATGAAGGCCAAGGTCCAGGACGAGCTCAAGCAGCACTTCCGTCCCGAGTTCCTCAACCGCATCGACGACATCGTCGTCTTCCACCAGCTCACCGAGAAGGAGATCATCCAGATCGTCGACCTGATGCTCGCCCGTCTCGACGAGCGGCTGAAGGACAAGGACATGGGGCTCGAGCTGACGCAGAGCGCCAAGCAGCTCCTCGCGGCCCGTGGCTACGACCCCGTGCTGGGAGCCCGGCCGCTGCGCCGGACCATCCAGCGCGAGATCGAGGACGCCCTGTCCGAGAAGATCCTGTTCGGCGAGCTCAAGGCCGGCGAGATCGTGCTGGTCGACACCGACGGCGAGGGCGAGGGCGCGACCTTCACCTTCCGCGGCGAGGCCAAGCCGCCGCTGCCGGAGGTCGGGCTCACGAAGTCGCTGTAGCCCGGCGCCAGCGCTGGTCACGAGGGCCGCACCCCGCGAGGGGTGCGGCCCTCGTGCCGTCCGTGCTGGTCGAGCCGTCCGTGCCGGTCGGGGGGCGAGGGCGGGGAGTCGCGCGCGGTCAGGCGGTCGTGAACGGCGTGAGCGTGCCCACGACGACGGTCCGCCCGCCCTCGAGCCGCTCCGGCTCCAGCTCCAGCAGCACCTCGACCTCGCTGCCGTCGCGGCGCCGAGCGGGCACCCTCACGCTGTGCCCGACGAGGTGCCGCTCGCCGGTGAGCAGGAAGCGCACGAAGCCCGCGATGTGGGCCTCGTGCAGCCGCGGGGGGATGATGACGACCAGGCGGCGCCCGACGAGCTCCTCCGCCGGCCACCCGAGCAGCTGCTCGGCCGCAGGGCTCACCGCGAGGATCCGCCCCGCGTCGTCGCTCGCGACCTGCGCGGCCCGGCTCGCGACCACGCGGGCGCCGTCCCACTCGGGGCGCGCGCGCTCGGTCGCCTCGTCGGCGGCCTCGAGCGGCGTCCACGCGGTGGGTGCCGCGCCGGTGAGCTGGTCGAGGACCTCCTGCAGGACCCAGCGCCGCATCCGCCGGATCTCCGGCTGGCTCGGCGGCGCCAGCAGCTCGCCGCGCGCCGCCTGCCGGACGGCGCGGTCGAGGGCGGCCCCCAGCGCGCGGAAGCGCGGCGCGGCGTCGCCGGGCACCTCGATCTCGAGGTCCAGCACCTGCCGGTCGGTGCGCAGCTGGTCCGAGGTGCCGCCCGTCAGCAGGGTCAGCGCGTCGTTGCCGGCGGCTGCCTCGTCGGCCAGCTCCCGCGAGCCGCTCCGCTCGTCGAGGCAGGTGATGAGGTGCTCGCGCAGCAGCGAGGACGCGTGCTCCAGCAGGGTCCGGAACAGCGCGGCGCGGACGTGGAGCAGGCGGACGGCCGTGGTCTCGGGCGCGACACCGGCCGCGTCGGGTGCGCCCCCGCCGGGCTCCTCGCGCAGCGACCCGCCGGTACGCCCGCCGAGGGTGAACCACACGACCTTGCCGCCGCTGCTCGTCCGCCGGGCGCCGGAGTCCGTCGCCAGCGCCTCGACCAGCTCGAGCCCCCGCCCCGTCGTGCCCTCGCTGGCGAAGCTCCGCTGGACGGGCAGGTGCGGGCTGTGGTCGGAGACCTCGACGAGCACGCCCCGGGAGTCGACGGTCACGGTGACGCCGACCGACGAGCGGGCGTGGACGACTGCGTTGGTGACGAGCTCGGTGACGAGCAGGCTGGCGGTGTCGACGTCGTCCTCGGGGGAGCCGGCGGTGCGCAGCGCGTCGGCGACGGCGTGCCGGGCCCTCCGCACGCTCGCCGGCTCTGCGCTCAGCTCGACCTCGCGGTGCACGAGGTCGGGCTCCGGTCCCCCCACCACCTGCGTCCCCCTCACGCTGCCCGACCGGTGAGTACCCCGCGTCCCGCGTCCCCACTCATCCGGCTGCCGCGCCCCAGCGTCCGGGCAGCGCGTACGCCCCGCCGGGGAGCTCCTCGACGAGCCCGTCGTGGAGCAGCCCGGCCAGCGCGCGCTCGCGCTGGACCTCCTCCGGCCAGGCGTCCTCGAGCCGCGCCCGAGGGACGGCGCCCGGAGCCGCGCGCAGCACGGCGAGCAGCGTGCCGCGGGCCTGCCGGTCGGTCCCCTCCCAGACCTGCGCCCGCCGGGGCGGCCCGGTCTCCGGCCGCCCGGCGGCGAGCCAGCGGCAGCGCGTGGCCAGCGGGCAGTCCCCGCAGCGCGGGGCCCGGGCGGTGCAGACGAGGGCGCCGAGCTCCATGACGCCGACCGACCACCTCGCGGCCTGCCGCCCGTCGGCCGGCAGCAGCGCCTCCGCCCGCTCGCGCTCTGCCCGGGTGATCGCTGGGCGGGGCGCGGCGACCCCGTCGAGGACCCGGCCGAGCACCCGCCGCACGTTGGTGTCGAGCACGGCGTGGCGCCCACCGTGCGCGAAGGCCGCGACGGCGGCAGCGGTGTAGTCGCCCACTCCCGGCAGGGCACGCAGCGCCGCGTGGTCGGCCGGCACCTCGCCGCCGTGCTGCTCGACCACGGCCCGCGCCGCGGCGTGCAGCCGCAGCGCGCGGCGCGGGTAGCCGAGCCGGCCCCACGCGTGCACGGCGTCGCCAGGCGTCGCGGCCGCGAGGGCTGCGGGCGTCGGCCACCGCTCGCACCACTCCCGCCACACGGGGAGCACCCGCGCCACCGGCGTCTGCTGGAGCATGACCTCGCTGACGAGCACCGACCAGGCGCTGGCGCCGGGCTCGCGCCAGGGCAGGTCGCGGGCCGAGGCGGCGTACCAGTCGGTGACGACCTCGACGATCTCGGCGGCGTCGGGCGGTCGGTCCATCGCGCGCGCATCGTACGCCGGACCGCCCCCCTGACGGCGTGGCAGCGTGCCCCGGCGCGGCGCCGGCCGTAGCCTCCGAGCGTGGTGATGCAGCCCGTCGGCCCGGAGCCGCCGACCGTCTACTGGCGGCGGCGCGCCCTCGTGCTCGGCGGCCTCGTCGTCGTGCTGGCCCTGCTGCTCGCCTACTGCACCAGGGGTGGCGGTGGCAGCGGGGGCAGCGCCAGCAGCAGCGCGAGCTCCTCCTCCGCAGCGTCCGACGGGGCGTCCGACGGGGCGTCGGTGGACGCCGTCGGCGGCGGGCTGGAGCCGAGCGCCCCCGCGGACGACGCCTCCTCGGCCGCGAGCGGCGAGCCCGCGGCGTCCGGTGCGAGCACCGCCGAGGCCTCGGCGAGCGCAACCCCTGCGGCCGGCGGGACCTGCGCGGACTCCGCGATCACGGTCAGCGTGCGGACCGACGCCCGGGCGTACGCCGTCGGCGGGCGCCCGCACATCAGCCTGAGCGTCACTAACTCCTCGCGCGCGGCCTGCCGGCGCGACGTCGGCTCCGCCGCCCTCTCCGTCGTCGTCCGCTCCGGCGCCGACCGGGTGTGGAGCTCGGACGACTGCGGCGGCAAGGGGACGAGCCGGGTCACCCCGCTGGCGGCGGGGGCGGCGTACTCCACGTCGGTCACCTGGTCCGGCAAGCGCTCCGCGCCGGGGGAGTGCGGCGCCCGCCCGGCGGCGAAGGCCGGCACCTACACGGTGACGGCGTACGCCGGGCGCGCCGCGAGCACGCCGGTCCGCTTCGTCCTGCGCTGACGCACGCCGTACGCTGCGGCGGGCGAAGGGAGGGCCGACCGTGGTGCAGTGGGTGACGTTCCTCGTCGGGCAGCGCGTCATGACGGTGCGCGACGACGAGATCGCGGACGTCGTGCGGGACGCGGTGGTCGAGCACCGCTCGGGCCTGCGCGCCCCGATCACGGCGTCGATGGACTACCACGACGGCCGTCTCGAGCTGGTGGACCTGCGCGAGCACGAGGCCCGGGCCGACGTCCTCGTGCTGCTGCGCCCGGCCGCCGGCGTCGTCGTCGACGGCGTGCTCGCCATGGTGGACGAGGACGCGCTCGAGGTCGAGGAGGCGGTCCCCGACGGGCTGCTCCCGCACTACGTCCGCGCCGTGCTGCGGCGCCCCGACGCCTCGGGCAGCCGGGTCTACTACGTCGACCTGGCGGCCTTCGCCGGGCTGCGCGCGCAGCGGCCGTCGCGCCCCGGCGCCTAGTAGGGGAACGCCACGTCGCACACCTCGTCGTCGGGCGCGGCGGAGGGGAAGTGCGCGAAGTAGACCTCCCGCGGCCCGGCGCTCGGACGCAGGCCCTGCCCCTGCAGCCAGGCGGCGACCTCGTCATAGGCGGTGAGGATGCTGGGGAAGACGGTCTCGCGCTTGCGCAGCCGGACGTACGCCTCGCGGTGGGCGGGCTCGACGCGCACGGCGGGGTCGTCCTCCGGCGCCGCCACCGGCAGGCAGACCTCCAGCGGGCCGTCGCTGTCCTCGGTCACCAGGCCGTGGAAGACGAGGAGCATCGGGCCGCTGGGACCGCCGTACGCCGCGGCGCGCTCCTCGAGCCGCGCCACCGCGGCCGGCACCCACGCCGGCATCTCGGGCTGGGTGATGGTGCGCTGCTCGCTGAGCACCCGCTGCTGCGGCACCTCGCGCTGCTGGACGTCGTGCACGGCTCCTCCTCCTGCTGACGGGTCCTCCCACTGGGCGAGCAGGGCGGCCACGAGCGCGCGCTGGCCGGCCACCCGGCGCTCGGTCTCGTCCCAGTACGCCGCGAGCAGCTCCGCGCGCGCCGCCGCCGGCGCGGCGAGGACCGCCGCCACGCGGTCCAGCGGCATGCCGAGCCTGCGCAGCCGCACGACGAGCCGGGCGTCCTCGAGCTGGGTGGCGGCGTAGCGGCGGTAGCCGTTGGCCGGGTCGACCGTGGCGGGCACGAGCAGCCCGCGCTGCTCGTAGACCCGCAGCGCCTTCGGCGACAGCAGCGAGCGGCGGGAGAACTCCCCGCTGCCCATCAGCCCCTCGTCGCCCTGCACGCCCTCACCCTCGGGCCTGCCCCAGGGGCGGGGTCAAGGGGTCTAGACGTAGCGCTCGAGGATGGAGGACTCCGCCAGGCGGGAGAGCCCCTCGCGGACGGTGCGCGCCCGGGACTCCCCGACGCCCTCGACCGCCTGGAGGTCGTCGATGTTGGCGGCGAGCAGCTTCTGCAGGCTGCCGAAGTGCTCGACGAGGCGGTCGACGACGGGCGCGGGCAGGCGGGGGACCTTGGCCAGCAGCCGGTAGCCGCGTGGGCTGACCGCCGCGTCGAGCCCGTCGCCGGTGGTGCCGAAGCCGAGGGAGCGGGCGACGGCCCCGAGGTCGAGCAGGCCGGCCGCGTCGAGGGAGTCGAGCTCGGCGAGCACGTCCTCGACGCTGCGCGCGCGCCGCCCGCCGCCGCTGGGGAGGTAGTCGCGCGCGACGAGCTCGCGGTCGGACTCCACGCCCGCGACGAGCTCCTCGAGCTGGAGGCTGAGCAGGCGGCCGTCGGTGCCGAGCTCGACGACGTAGCCCTCGATCTCGTCGGCGATGCGGCGCACCATCTCGAGGCGCTGGGCGACCGCGCTGACGTCGCGGACGGTGACGAGGTCCTCGATCTCCAGCGCCGAGAGCGTGCCGGACACCTCGTCGAGGCGGAGCTTGTAGCGCTCCAGGGTGGCGAGCGCCTGGTTGGCGCGGCTGAGGATCTGCGCGCTGTCCTCGAGGGCGTAGCGCCGGCCGCCGGCGTAGAGCGCGACGATCGACATCGAGGCGCTCACCGAGACCACGGGCATGCCGAGCTGGCGCGAGACGCGCTCCGCGGTGCGGTGCCGGGTGCCGGACTCCTCGGTGGGGATCGTCGGGTCCGGGACGAGCTGGACCGCGGCGCGCAGGATGCGGGTGACGTCGGCGTCGCAGACCACCGCGCCGTCCATCTTGCAGAGCTCGCGCAGCCGCGTGGAGGAGAACTCGACGTCGAGGTTGAAGCCGCCGGTGCACAGGGCCTCGACGGAGCGGTCGTAGCCGAGCACGATCAGCGCGCCCGTGCGCCCGCGCAGGATCCGCTCCAGGCCCTCGCGCAGCGGGGTGCCGGGGGCCAGCTTGGCCAGGATCGAGCGCAGCGGGTCATCGGTCGACTGGCGGTCGCTCGGCACGGCGCTCCTCGGCCCTCGTCGGCGGTCACGGAGAGTCTAACCGGGCGCTCGCGCGGCCCCCGCCGTCCACCGTCCTCGCGCCCGGTCCGGCGAGCAGCCCGCCCTACCCGCGCTCGGGCGGGCGCGGCTGCGGCGTCGTCCGCTGCAGCCGGACCGCCGCCTCCACCGCCGAGGCGATGTCCGCGGCGCGCACGACCGTCATCCCGGGCGGCACCTCGTAGCTGCCCGGCGGCACCACCGCCTGGCGGAAGCCGAGCCGCTTGGCCTCGGCCAGCCGCCGCTCCACCCCGAGGCAGGCCCGGACCTCGCCCGCGAGGCCGAGCTCGCCGGCGGCGACGAGCCCCGGCGGCAGGGGCAGCTCGTGCTGCGCGCTGAGGACCGCCAGCGCGACGGCGAGGTCGGAGGCCGGCTCGGCGAGCCGCACCCCGCCCACGGTGGCGAGGAAGACGTCGCGGTCGCGCAGCCGGACGCCCGCGCGCCGCTCGAGCACCGCGAGCACCATGGCGGTGCGGGCGCTGTCGAGCCCGTTGGTCGCGCGGCGCGGCTGGGGCGAGGCGGAGGGCGCCACGAGGGCCTGGACCTCGGCGAGCAGCGGGCGGCGGCCCTCCAGGGTCACCGCGGTGCACGTGCCGGCGACCGGGGTGAGGTGCCGGGTGACGAACAACCCGCTGGGGTCGGCCACCTCGAAGATCCCGGCGTCGGCCAGCTCGAAGCAGCCCACCTCGTCGGTCGGGCCGTAGCGGTTCTTCACCGCCCGCACGAGGCGCAGCCGGGACGCCCTGTCGCCCTCGACCTGGAGGACGACGTCGACGAGGTGCTCGAGCTGGCGGGGGCCCGCGATGCCGCCGTCCTTGGTGACGTGCCCGACGAGCACGGTCGCGATCCCGCGCTCCTTCGCGGTGCGGGTGACGGTCGCCGCCACCTCGCGCACCTGCGTGACGCCGCCGGCCACGCCGTCCACGTCCGCCGACGCGAAGGTCTGCACGGAGTCGACGACGAGCAGGCCGGGGGAGACCGCGTCCACGTGGCTGAGCAGGGCGCCGAGGTCCTGCTCGGCGGCGAGGTAGAGCTCGGGCGACACGGCGCCCACCCGCTCGGCGCGCAGCCGCACCTGGCCGGCCGACTCCTCGCCGGTGACGTACAGCGTGGGGGCCCCCGGCCGGGCGCAGCGCGCGGCGACCTCGAGCAGCAGCGTCGACTTGCCGACGCCCGGCTCGCCGGCCAGCAGGACGACGGCCCCGGGCACGAGCCCGCCACCCAGCACCCGGTCGAGCTCGCCGACGCCGGTCGGGCGGGCGCTGGCCTGCTGCAGGTCGACCTCGCCGATGGGCCGGGCGGGCGCCGTCACCGCCCCCGCGCGGGTCTGCCCCACGACCGGGCCCGGCTCCTCGAGCGTCCCCCACGCGCTGCACTCGCCGCAACGCCCCACCCACTTCGCCGTCGTCCACCCGC
The sequence above is drawn from the Motilibacter rhizosphaerae genome and encodes:
- the radA gene encoding DNA repair protein RadA — protein: MAAVRGSSRTAKGRERAAYRCAECGWTTAKWVGRCGECSAWGTLEEPGPVVGQTRAGAVTAPARPIGEVDLQQASARPTGVGELDRVLGGGLVPGAVVLLAGEPGVGKSTLLLEVAARCARPGAPTLYVTGEESAGQVRLRAERVGAVSPELYLAAEQDLGALLSHVDAVSPGLLVVDSVQTFASADVDGVAGGVTQVREVAATVTRTAKERGIATVLVGHVTKDGGIAGPRQLEHLVDVVLQVEGDRASRLRLVRAVKNRYGPTDEVGCFELADAGIFEVADPSGLFVTRHLTPVAGTCTAVTLEGRRPLLAEVQALVAPSASPQPRRATNGLDSARTAMVLAVLERRAGVRLRDRDVFLATVGGVRLAEPASDLAVALAVLSAQHELPLPPGLVAAGELGLAGEVRACLGVERRLAEAKRLGFRQAVVPPGSYEVPPGMTVVRAADIASAVEAAVRLQRTTPQPRPPERG